The proteins below come from a single Stomoxys calcitrans chromosome 1, idStoCalc2.1, whole genome shotgun sequence genomic window:
- the LOC106087163 gene encoding large ribosomal subunit protein eL14, protein MPFQRFVQTGRIAKCSAGPLKGRLVAIVDVIDQNRVLVDGPLTGVPRQEYRLNNMHLTKYRIKFPYTAPTRIVRKTWQDSDLKAQWKVSPWSSKAQNICKRSQLNDFDRFKLRYAKRQRNKLLTIAFNTLKKRTKDDGSVRKLKKDKRERIRELKAKGVKKGAAKK, encoded by the exons ATG CCCTTCCAAAGATTTGTACAAACTGGTCGCATAGCGAAATGCTCGGCTGGTCCCTTGAAGGGACGTCTCGTCGCCATCGTCGACGTGATCGACCAAAACCGG GTTCTCGTTGATGGCCCCTTGACCGGTGTTCCCCGCCAAGAATACAGATTGAACAACATGCACTTGACCAAGTACCGCATCAAGTTCCCCTATACTGCCCCCACACGCATTGTGCGCAAGACATGGCAGGACAGTGACTTGAAGGCCCAATGGAAAGTCAGTCCCTGGTCCTCCAAGGCTCAAAACATTTGCAAG CGTTCCCAATTGAACGATTTCGATCGTTTCAAATTGCGTTATGCCAAACGTCAACGCAACAAGTTGCTTACCATTGCCTTCAACACTTTGAAGAAGCGCACCAAGGATGATGGCTCCGTGCGCAAACTGAAAAAGGACAAACGCGAACGCATTCGTGAATTGAAGGCTAAGGGCGTTAAGAAGGGCGCTGCCAAGAAGTAA